The window CGCCGCTGATGCACTACTGCCAGCCCGCGCCCGATTTCCTGCCCGACCCCGAATCGTGCCTGCTGACCGGCATCCTGCCGCAGACCTGCCTCGAGCAGGGCCTGCCGGAACATGCTTTTGCTGCCGCCATCGAGCGCGAGCTGGCGGCGCCGGGCACGGTGGGCGTGGGCTACAACACCATCCGCTTCGACGACGAGGTGACGCGCCATCTGTTCTGGCGCAACCTGATGGACCCCTATGCCCGCGAATGGCAGAACGGCTGCGGGCGCTGGGACCTGCTCGACGTGGTGCGCTGCACCTATGCGCTGCGGCCCGAGGGCATCGAATGGCCGCGCCACGAGGACGGGCGGGCCTCGTTCAAGCTCGAGCACCTGACGGCGGCCAATGGCCTGGCACATGAGGCGGCACACGACGCGCTGTCGGACGTGCGTGCCACCATCGGCCTGGCGCGGCTGATCCGCCGGCACCAGCCCCGCCTGTGGGACTTCTGCTTCCGGCTTCACCGCAAGGACGCGGTGATGGCGGAGATCGGTGCCGGTGCGCGGCGGCCCTTCCTGCACATCTCCGGCATGTACCCGGCCGAGCGGGGTTGCCTCGCCGCGGTGTGGCCGCTCGGCGCTCACCCGACCAACAAGAACGAACTGATCGTCTGGGATCTGGCAGCCGACCCCAGCGAACTCTACGGACTCGATGCCGCCGCGATCCGCCAGCGCCTGTTCACCAAGGCCGAAGATCTGCCGGAGGGCACGACGCGCCTGCCGATCAAGAGCATCCACATCAACAAGTCGCCGATCGTCATCGGCAACCTCAAGACGCTGAGCCCGGCGATGGCCGAGCGCTGGGGCTACGACGCGGCCCGGGTGCAGCGTCACGCCGACATCGCCCTGGCGCACGACGCGCTGCCACGCGCGCTGTGGGCCGACGTGTTCGCGCGGCCCGCGCCCGAGCAGGCACCCGACGTCGACGAAGACCTGTATGGCGGCTTCGTCTCCAATGCCGACCGGCGCACGCTCGAGCGGCTGCGTGGGCTGCCGCCGGAAGGGCTGGCGGGCCAGCGCCCGTCGTTCGAGGACGGGCGCCTGGAGGAACTGCTGTTCCGTTACCGGGCGCGCAACTTTCCGGACACGCTCGATGCCGAGGAGCGGGCCCAGTGGGAGCAGCATCGCGCCGAGCGGCTGCACCTGGGCGTCGGCGGCGGCAGCAGCCTGGCGGCCTTCTTCGAACGCATCGACGCGCTCAGCGAGTCGGCCGACGAGCGGGGCCAGGACATCCTGGGCGCGCTCTACGACTACGCCGAGCAGATCGCGCCGTCGGCCCCCTGACGCCCGTGCGCGGAAGCGAACGATGAAGATCGGCGTGATGGGCGCGGGGGCCGTGGGCTGCTACTACGGCGGCATGCTGGCGCGTGCCGGCCACGAGCTGGTGCTGGTTGGCCGACCGACCCATGTCGAGGCGCTGCAGCAGCGCGGCCTGCGCTTGCAGACGGCGGCCTTCGACGTCGAACTGCCGGTGCGCGCCAGCACCGAGGCGGCGGCGCTGATCGACGCGGCGCTGGTGCTGTTCTGCGTCAAGTCGACCGACACCGAGGCGGCCGGCCTCGAGCTGCGTGACCACCTGGCGCCGGACGCGCTGGTGCTGAGCCTGCAGAACGGGGTCGACAACGCCGAACGGCTGCAGGCACTGGTCGGTGTGCCGGTGTGGCCTGCGGTGGTCTTCGTCGCCGCCGAGATGGCCGGTCCCGGCCACGTGAAGCACAACGGCCGCGGTGAACTGGTGATCGGACCGACCGCCGTGCACGGCACATCGGGCACGCTGGAGGCCGCCGGCCTGCTGGCGCTGCTGGGCGATGCCGGCGTGCCGGCCGAGACCGGGAACAACGTGGCCGGCGTGCTGTGGGCCAAGCTGGTGCTCAACTGCGCCTACAACGCGCTGTCGGCGTTGACGAACCTGCCCTACGGCCCGCTGGTCGCGCGCGAGGGCATCGCGCGCGTGATGGACGACCTGGTGGCCGAGTGCCTGGCCGTGGCCGCTGCCGATGGCGTTCGGATCCCGGGCGAGGTGCCGGCGTCGGTGCGCCGCATCGCGCAGACCATGCCGGCGCAGTTCTCGTCGACCGCGCAGGACCTGCGCCGCGGGCGCCGCAGCGAGATCGATCACCTCAACGGCTACGTCGTGCGGCGCGGCGAGGCCACCGGCACGCCAACGCCGGTGAACCGCTGCCTGCACGCGCTGGTGAAGGCCCTGGAAGCGCCGCCTACCTGATGCGCGTTCCCTGGCGTCCGCTGCACGCGCTGCCGCTGCATGTCGTCAACGGCATCGGCGTCGCACTCGGCATCTGCCTGATCCAGGCGCTGGTGTCGGCGCTGGCCGGCAGCGCGCCGGCGCTGTGGGCGGTCAGCGGCGCGGTCTGCGTCAGCCTGGCCGACTTGCCCGTGGTGCCGCGGCGCAGCTGGCTCAGGGTGTCGCTGGCGGCGTTCAGCACCTGCGTCGTGACGGCGTTCGTCGTCGCGCTGCGCCTGCATCCGGTGGCGCTCGGCGGCGTGGTGGCGCTGGTGGCCTTCGCTTCCGCGATGACGCTGGCCTGGGGCCTGCGCGCCGGTCCGGTGTCGTTCGTCGGCATCCTCG is drawn from Methylibium petroleiphilum PM1 and contains these coding sequences:
- a CDS encoding ketopantoate reductase family protein, encoding MKIGVMGAGAVGCYYGGMLARAGHELVLVGRPTHVEALQQRGLRLQTAAFDVELPVRASTEAAALIDAALVLFCVKSTDTEAAGLELRDHLAPDALVLSLQNGVDNAERLQALVGVPVWPAVVFVAAEMAGPGHVKHNGRGELVIGPTAVHGTSGTLEAAGLLALLGDAGVPAETGNNVAGVLWAKLVLNCAYNALSALTNLPYGPLVAREGIARVMDDLVAECLAVAAADGVRIPGEVPASVRRIAQTMPAQFSSTAQDLRRGRRSEIDHLNGYVVRRGEATGTPTPVNRCLHALVKALEAPPT
- the sbcB gene encoding exodeoxyribonuclease I; the protein is MSEHSFYWHDYETFGRWPRRDRPAQFAGVRTDAELNEIGPPLMHYCQPAPDFLPDPESCLLTGILPQTCLEQGLPEHAFAAAIERELAAPGTVGVGYNTIRFDDEVTRHLFWRNLMDPYAREWQNGCGRWDLLDVVRCTYALRPEGIEWPRHEDGRASFKLEHLTAANGLAHEAAHDALSDVRATIGLARLIRRHQPRLWDFCFRLHRKDAVMAEIGAGARRPFLHISGMYPAERGCLAAVWPLGAHPTNKNELIVWDLAADPSELYGLDAAAIRQRLFTKAEDLPEGTTRLPIKSIHINKSPIVIGNLKTLSPAMAERWGYDAARVQRHADIALAHDALPRALWADVFARPAPEQAPDVDEDLYGGFVSNADRRTLERLRGLPPEGLAGQRPSFEDGRLEELLFRYRARNFPDTLDAEERAQWEQHRAERLHLGVGGGSSLAAFFERIDALSESADERGQDILGALYDYAEQIAPSAP